The Acinetobacter chinensis genomic sequence GGTCAACCAGCTGGCGACGGAACTGGTGACACAGCAGAAAGTGAATCAGGCCGGTCAGACCATTCATGCATATCGTCAGCATGGTGAAACTTTGAGAGAGGAAGAGCTTGCTTTAGCGATGCAGCGTATTGCTAAAGGTGAAAATCCTGAACAGGTCATGCAGGAGTTTTCACACAGACTGACTCAGAAACTGCTGCATCCTGCTTCTATTCTGTTGCGTGAAACAGCAAAAGAAGAAGATCCTTCCATTTTTGAATCCATTAAAAACAATCTGGATGACGTCTACAAAAAGCGGCGCAAAAGTAAAAAATAAGCAGAAAGAAAAATCAGTTCAGGACACCAGTCTTAAACTGATTTTTTTGGTCAGCTCATTCAGCTGTTGTCGTAAATTTCTGGATTCAATCAACGAACCAGGGGATTTCATTTTGTTTCTTAAATATTTTTCCTGCAAAGCTAAGGCATATTCGGTTGCCAGTTTATCCGCCATTTCTGGTGCCTGAGTCAGGGCTTCAATATTTGTGCGCTGAATAATATCGGCGATTTCCTGTGCATAACTGCTGCAGGCACCCAGCACATAATAGGTTGCCAGTTCCTGGTCATCCGGCAGTTCTTCAAACACAATATTCATCAGTCGAAGAACTTCAGCCAGCAGTTCATTTTGCGGAACGACAGCTCTTAAAGTCTCAAAATGTATATATAAAAATGGATGGTGCATCAGAATTGCAAGTGCAAAATCTTCATCACGGGTACGGATACTGAAAGAAAGCGATGCATCATTGCTGACCTGTGGGGTCCAGCGACGACCATAGCCCAGTTTTTCTTTAAAAGACTGACTCAGCAGATAGCGGAATGAGCCTGTTTTAGGCAACAGTTCAGTCAACTGGCGCAGTTCAGCCATAACCAGGCTTTTGCCTTCTGGGGTGGTGATGTCATGATTCTGTGTTAAATACGCAAAGATAAAATCTGACAGTAGCGGTGCCTGTTGAAGTAAACGCTGGAAGTTTTCTATGCCTTCCTGGCGGATCAGTGAGTCAGGATCATGTTCTTTGGGCAGAACAAAAAATTTCAGTTCACGACCGTCATTCAGCAACGGCAGAGCAATTTCCAGTGTTCTGCGGGCAGCTTTCTGTCCTGCAGCATCACCATCAAATGCAAGGGTAATGCGGTTATTCTGTTTAAACAGAATATTCAGATGTTCGGTGTTACTGGCTGTTCCGAGAGTTGCAACAGCACCATTGATGCCATACTGCTGTAAGGCAATGACATCCATATAGCCCTCAACCATTAGCCAGTCATGGGCTTTGAGCTTACGTCCCTCATACAGACCGTACAGTAGCTGATTTTTATGAAAGACTTCGGAATCAGGGGAGTTGATGTATTTAGGTTTGATTTCATCATTCAGCGCACGACCACCAAAACCTACCACACGACCTTTACTGTCCCGAATCGGGAAAATAACACGGTCTCTCAGCAGGTCAAAAGCCCGACCATTGTCACTGGTCCGTATCAGTCCCAGCAGTTTTAAACCCTCAACATCCTGTGGGAATTTTTTTTCAAGATGCTGCCAGTCTTCAGGTGCATAGCCTAAACGCCAGAACTGAATGGTTTCAGCACTGAGACCACGTTGCTTAAAATAATGCTGCGCGGTTTTACTGCCTGGAAGCTGTGATTCATAATACTGAGCCACACTTTCCAGCAGATCGTACAGGTTTCCTTCCTGAGCAGTATCTTCAGCAGCAGCGATATCAAACTGCATGAAAGGATCATTGAAATGATAGGCACTGTCATCGAAAGACGGCGGGAGAATTTCTGCAAAAGGATCTATGGATGTGTCTGGTACAGATACTGTCGGCTGAGTTTTCTGTTGAGCAGGATTGTTCAGAGCGGCAGGAGTGCTGACAGGTTTCTGGGCTTCTTTTTTATAGCTGAGACGCTTGGAGTCCTGATTGTCTTTGGGCAGCTCAATTCCAGTCTGACTGGAAAGATCCTTCATGACATCAATAAAGTTACGGTTGTCGATATCCATTAAAAAACGGATGGCGTTACCGTTTGCCTGACAACCGAAACAGTGAAAATACTGTTTATCACGGTAGACGTGAAAAGACGGTGATTTTTCCTGATGAAAAGGGCAGCAGCCTGACCAGGTCCGTCCTGTTTTTTTCAGTTTCACACGCTGACCGATCAGATCGACGATATCGGTCCGATCCAGAATCTGATCAATGGTGTGCTGAGGAATGGCCATAGTTCTGTCGCGCTGCATGAAAACTGAAAATCTGGGTGCTGTGAGAGACTGTTACTCTCAGTTCAGTACAACTTTTAAGCTACCTTAAAAAGAATTGAAAGTACAGAAACAGCAAGGGCAAGTATGATAACTTGCCCTTGCTTAAAATGCACTGTACAGCTGAATTTATTGCGCAGGTGCTGCCGCATCAGTTGGTGCAGCATCCTCTACAGGCGCTGGAATACTTTTTGACTTTTCAGGACGGTCAAGCAGACCAAAACTCAGGCGGTTGGTCAGACTGCGTTCTTCTGTTACGGACTGTTGCTCTGCTTCAGCTTCAGATGAGTTTTTTGCCTCACGACCAAAAATTCCCAGTGTTGCACGGTTGAACCAGCTGCCTTCTTTACGGGCTGCACGTAAATTTACCGTTCCATCAGATTTGACCAGGTTCGGATAGTTCAGTTTCAGTACATCAGCATATTGCTGAGCCATTGCCTGATCTCCGAGTTTGCTGTAACCATAAGAAATGGTTGCCAGTGCTTCAGGAATCTGCGGTGTCTGTGGGAAATGTTCGATCACCCATTGTGAACGCTCAATCGCAGCAACAAAGGCTTTTCGTTTAATGGCGAAACGGGCAGCATTCATTTCACTTTCTGCCAGTTCATTTCCAATAAACTTCATACGCTGTGCTGCATCTACAGCATAGGTACTGGATGGATAACGGCGAATGAAATCGACAAAATTCTGATACGCCAGTTTCATGTAGCTGACATCACGGTGAGCCTGTTTCAGCGAGGTATAACGCAGAATGGCATCATAATTCTGTTCCATATTGGCTACACCACGGACATAGTAAGCATAGTCCACATTTGGATGCTGAGGGTTCAGACGGATAAAACGGTCAGCCAGTGCAACAGCACCCTCATAATCTTTTTGCTGGAATTTGACATACAGCAGTTCAAGCTGAGCCTGTTGTGCAGAGTCCCCAGTCGGATAATACGTATCCACCGATTCCAGATATTTTGCAGCATCTGTATATTGTCCACGTTCCAGGGCTTTTTCTGCTTTCTGCATATAAACCTGTTCACTGGACTGCGGTCCTGTATCCACCACTTCTTTTTTTGGATTACTGCTACAGCCCACCATTGCAGATGCAATGCCTAAAGACAGGACCAGCATTGTAATTTTATAATGTGGCAGCGACATAAAAATTCCTCTGTTAATATGGGCAATGAGCTACAATTGCGCTATTAAACCACTTTTGTCTGAATGATCAAATGACCCAAGCACAATCTTCCAATTCCATTATCCCTGAAACTGATCTGAATGTATTTGAAGATTCTGAGGATGCAGATAATCATAATTCAGAGGCAACTGCAACACGTTTATCGTTGCAATTTCAACTGGATGAAAGCTTTCTTGGCCAGCGGATCGACCAGGTCGCTGCCATCGTATGGAGTGATTTTTCCAGGGAAAAACTGAAACAGTGGCTGAAAGAAGGTCATTTGTTGGTAAATGGTAACACTGTTAAGCCTAAATATAAGTGTGAAGGGCATGAACTGCTGACACTTGAAACTGAACTGGAAGTGCAGACTGCCAGTCAGCCGGAAGATATTCCACTGAATATTGTCTATGAAGACAATGATATTATTGTGATTAATAAACCGGTTGGTATGGTGGTTCACCCAGGTGCAGGTAATCATACCGGTACGCTGGTGAATGCACTGCTGCATCATTATCCGAAATCTGCGGAGCTGACCCGTGCCGGGCTTGTACACCGT encodes the following:
- a CDS encoding outer membrane protein assembly factor BamD; protein product: MSLPHYKITMLVLSLGIASAMVGCSSNPKKEVVDTGPQSSEQVYMQKAEKALERGQYTDAAKYLESVDTYYPTGDSAQQAQLELLYVKFQQKDYEGAVALADRFIRLNPQHPNVDYAYYVRGVANMEQNYDAILRYTSLKQAHRDVSYMKLAYQNFVDFIRRYPSSTYAVDAAQRMKFIGNELAESEMNAARFAIKRKAFVAAIERSQWVIEHFPQTPQIPEALATISYGYSKLGDQAMAQQYADVLKLNYPNLVKSDGTVNLRAARKEGSWFNRATLGIFGREAKNSSEAEAEQQSVTEERSLTNRLSFGLLDRPEKSKSIPAPVEDAAPTDAAAPAQ
- a CDS encoding DNA primase, with amino-acid sequence MAIPQHTIDQILDRTDIVDLIGQRVKLKKTGRTWSGCCPFHQEKSPSFHVYRDKQYFHCFGCQANGNAIRFLMDIDNRNFIDVMKDLSSQTGIELPKDNQDSKRLSYKKEAQKPVSTPAALNNPAQQKTQPTVSVPDTSIDPFAEILPPSFDDSAYHFNDPFMQFDIAAAEDTAQEGNLYDLLESVAQYYESQLPGSKTAQHYFKQRGLSAETIQFWRLGYAPEDWQHLEKKFPQDVEGLKLLGLIRTSDNGRAFDLLRDRVIFPIRDSKGRVVGFGGRALNDEIKPKYINSPDSEVFHKNQLLYGLYEGRKLKAHDWLMVEGYMDVIALQQYGINGAVATLGTASNTEHLNILFKQNNRITLAFDGDAAGQKAARRTLEIALPLLNDGRELKFFVLPKEHDPDSLIRQEGIENFQRLLQQAPLLSDFIFAYLTQNHDITTPEGKSLVMAELRQLTELLPKTGSFRYLLSQSFKEKLGYGRRWTPQVSNDASLSFSIRTRDEDFALAILMHHPFLYIHFETLRAVVPQNELLAEVLRLMNIVFEELPDDQELATYYVLGACSSYAQEIADIIQRTNIEALTQAPEMADKLATEYALALQEKYLRNKMKSPGSLIESRNLRQQLNELTKKISLRLVS